A part of Mesoplodon densirostris isolate mMesDen1 chromosome 10, mMesDen1 primary haplotype, whole genome shotgun sequence genomic DNA contains:
- the CISH gene encoding cytokine-inducible SH2-containing protein yields the protein MVLCVQGPCPLLAVEQIGQRPLWAQSLELPEPAMQPLPAGTFLEEAAEESPAQPEGEPKVLDPEEDLLCIAKTFSYLRESGWYWGSITASEARQHLQKMPEGTFLVRDSTHPSYLFTLSVKTTRGPTNVRIEYADSSFRLDSNCLSRPRILAFPDVVSLVQHYVASCAADTRSDSPDLATTPALPTPKEDAPGDPALPATAVHLKLVQPFVRKSSTRSLQHLCRLVINRLVADVDCLPLPRRMADYLRQYPFQL from the exons ATGGTCCTCTGCGTTCAGGG ACCTTGTCCTTTGCTGGCTGTGGAGCAGATTGGGCAGAGGCCCTTGTGGGCCCAGTCCCTGGAGCTGCCCGAACCAGCTATGCAGCCTTTACCTGCTGGCACCTTCCTGGAGGAAGCAGCAGAGGAGTCCCCAGCCCAGCCAGAGGGTGAGCCCAAGGTGCTGGACCCCGAAGAAGATCTGCTGTGCATAGCCAAGACCTTCTCGTACCTTCGGGAATCTG GCTGGTATTGGGGTTCCATCACGGCCAGTGAGGCCCGGCAACACCTGCAGAAGATGCCAGAGGGCACATTCCTAGTACGTGACAGCACCCACCCCAGCTACCTGTTCACATTGTCGGTCAAAACCACCCGTGGCCCCACCAACGTGCGCATTGAGTACGCCGACTCCAGCTTCCGCCTGGACTCCAACTGCCTGTCCAGGCCGCGCATCCTGGCCTTCCCAGATGTGGTCAGCCTTGTGCAGCACTATGTGGCCTCCTGTGCTGCAGATACCCGAAGTGACAGTCCTGACCTTGCAACCACCCCAGCCCTGCCTACCCCTAAGGAAGATGCACCTGGTGACCCAGCATTGCCTGctactgctgtacacctgaaactggtGCAGCCCTTTGTGCGCAAAAGCAGCACCCGAAGCCTGCAGCACCTGTGCcgcctcgtcatcaaccgtctggTAGCCGACGTGGACTGCCTGCCACTACCCCGGCGCATGGCTGACTACCTCCGACAGTaccccttccagctctga